TCAGGCGACCTTGCCAGGCTTGATGGAGGCTGGACTTACTGAGAAAGAAGCGGAGCAGATTATTGTCTTGACAGTTCAGTTGGCAAAGAATGCACGTGATAAGGTATGGGCAGCATTAGATGAGACTGAGAAAGCAAAACGACCATATCCTTTGATTTCTGGAGATGTCGGTCCTTACGCAGCTTATTTGGCTAATGGTTCTGAGTATAGTGGTGATTATGGTCAAATTACTATCGAGGAGCTTAAGGATTTTCATCGGCCTAGGATTCAAATTCTCCTAGATCAAGGTGTGGACTTGCTAGCTTTGGAAACTATTCCAAATCGTTTAGAAGCACAAGCCTTGATTGAACTCCTGGCTGAAGAATTTCCAGAATCAGAAGCTTATCTCAGTTTTACAATCCAAGAATCAGCCACTATCAGTGATGGGACTTCTTTAGATGAGATTGCCAAGCTTGTTTCCCAGTCAGACCAAATCTTGGCCCTAGGAATCAACTGTAGTTCGCCTCTTCTTTATGATCAGGCTCTTGCTATTCTTAAAAATGCTGGAAAAGCCCTCATTACTTACCCAAACTCAGGTGAGGTTTATGATGGCAGTACGCAGACTTGGAAACCTAAGGATAAGGATGCTCTAACCTTAGTTGAACATAGTAAAGATTGGCATGCTCAGTTTGGAGTTAAGATTTTAGGTGGCTGCTGTCGCACACGTCCAAATGACATTAAAGCCTTATATACAGAGTTTAGAACCTAGTCAAATTTCTAATTATTTGTTATAATAGGAGACTGTAAGGCTATGAGCTCTACACATTATTAGTAGAAAATGAAGCCAGCGTTAAGCTGGTTTTTAAAATGAAGAGGAAAATATGACCTACGAACAAGAATTTCTAAAAGACTTCGAAGCCTGGGTTGTTACCCAAGTTAAAGTAAACGAAACGGCCTTGGCCGCTAGCAAGAAAATCTGGGAAGAAGACGGCGATGAACGTGCACGTGATGCAAGTTACCGCTATGAAGCTAAATTGGATGCTTACAATTTCCTAATTGGTAAGTTTGCCAACTATCGTGCTGGCAAAGGTTTCCATGATATGCCAGATGGCTTGTTCGGGGAACGTCACTATTAATAAAGGATGAAAAAGAAAATGGCGATACTACTTTATAGAAAGGTATCGTCTATCAAAATAGGAGAAAACTAAATATGGCTAAAGTAAAAAATAAAAAGAAAGCTTTTAAACACCGTTTGAAAAAACAAGGACTTTTCAATAATGTTAAAGCCCCTGTTCCACCCGTTGCGCCTGTTCCACCAGTGCCACCAGTAGCACCACAACCTGTTGCTGAAACTAAGACAGCTGCCAAGGAAGAAGTAGCAGCCAAAGACCTTAGTCTTGAAGCTTTCGCAGAACTTCCAGAAGTTGAAGGCCTTCGTTCAAACCTTGTAGAGACCCTCTATAATGAAGGTTTGACATCAGTAGCGGCTTTTGCGACTGTGACTGAAGAAGAAGTTCTTGCCCTCAAGGGAGTAGGGCCTGCGACAGTTAAAAAATTAAAAGAAAATGGTGTTAGCTTCAAAGCTTAAGCCTAAAAAAAATCCGAGGTGTAGCCTTCGGATTTTTATTATTTGTCTTGGGGCTGTCAGTTAGTTAGCAGAACAAGAAAACCACTAGCTTGGCTAGTGGTCAATAGTAATTAATTATTTATTTGGATTTTGTTTCGTTAAATTAAGTCCAAAAGGTACCAAGTTTTCTTGATGCCTGCGGATGCGTCCCATATTTTCAGTGTGGCGGAAGATGATAAGCAAAGCCATGATGGTAAGAACGCCAGTGAAAATAAGGTCATAGCCATCTAGTAAGAAATGGATGGCTGGAAACACAGCCAGCGTAATAAGTCCAACAATTGCTGCAGTGACACTTGAAAATGAAATCATGCTGGTTAAATAGAGTGTTAGGGCAAAGACCAAGAGTAGGAATACACAGTAGAGTGGGGCAAAACCAAGAAGCACTCCTGCACTTGTCGCAACGGCCTTCCCACCTTTAAATCCAGCAAAGATTGGAAAAACATGCCCGATAATGGCAAAGAAACCAATGACAAGAGGTGAAACTTCTGTGACACCAAGCCAGATAGGTAGAAGAACAGCCAAGGTACCCTTGAACATATCAACTAAAAATGTGATGGTACCAGCAGTCTTACCTAGAACACGAAAGGTATTGGTTGTTCCAGTATTTCCAGAGCCATGCTCACGAAGATTGGTATGGAAGAAAAGTTTCCCAATCCAGAGGCCGGTCTGAATGGAACCTAACAAGTAGGCGATTAGGATTAACAATAAGATTTTCATGAGATAATTATAGCATACAGCCTAGTAATTGACAAAGTCAGTCAGCCTTAAGATATCTTTTGGACTTTCTTGATTTCTTTTGCAAATTCTTCTGAAAACTTATAAAATAATAAGGATGAAAATTTTGGAGGTCACTCTTGGCTAAAAAAGAAATAAATGTAAATAATTATAATGATGATGCCATTCAGGTACTAGAAGGGTTGGATGCGGTTCGCAAGCGCCCAGGAATGTACATTGGCTCAACAGATGGAACAGGGCTTCACCACCTAGTTTGGGAGATTGTCGACAATGCGGTCGATGAAGCCCTTTCTGGTTTTGGTGATGTCATCGCTGTCACCCTAAATAAGGATGGTTCCGTTTCTGTTTCTGACTCTGGACGTGGGATGCCGACAGGTATGCATGCCATGGGTAAACCAACAGTTGAAGTTATTTTCACTGTTCTCCACGCGGGTGGTAAATTTGGACAGGGTGGTTATAAAACTTCTGGAGGTCTTCACGGTGTGGGTTCTTCAGTTGTTAATGCGCTGTCTAGCTGGCTTGAGGTAGAAATTACCCGTGACGGTAGTGTTTATCGCCAACGTTTTGAAAATGGTGGTCACCCTGTAACAGGGCTTGAAAAGATTGGTAAGGCGCCTAAGTCTAAGACAGGTACAAAAGTTACCTTTATGCCTGATGCGAGCATCTTTTCAACGACTGACTTCAAATTTAACACCATCTCAGAGCGTCTTAAAGAATCAGCCTTCCTTCTTAAGAATGTCACTATGACATTGACAGACTTGCGTGGCGAAGAAGAAGTTCGTGAAGAATTCCACTATGAAAATGGGGTTCAAGACTTTGTATCTTACTTGAATGAGGACAAGGAAACGCTGACACCAGTCATCTATATTGATGGAGACCAGCAGGAATTTCACCTAGAATTAGCCCTTCAGTACAACGATGGTTACTCTGATAATATCCTTTCCTTTGTCAATAATGTCCGCACTAAGGACGGAGGTACCCACGAGACGGGCTTCAAATCTGCCATTACCAAGGCCTTTAACGATTATGCACGTAAGACTGGCTTACTTAAAGAAAAGGATAAGAACCTCGAAGGGTCAGATTACCGTGAGGGCTTGTCAGCAGTTATCTCGCTCTTGGTTCCTGAGGAACACCTTCAGTTTGAAGGACAAACCAAGGACAAACTTGGATCTCCTTTAGCTCGACCTATTGTTGATGGTATCGTTTCAGAGTATCTGACTTATTTCCTTATGGAAAATGGGGATCTGGCTTCTAACTTGGTGCGTAAGGCTATCAAGGCCCGTGATGCCCGTGAAGCTGCCAGAAAAGCTCGTGATGCCAGTCGAAATGGCAAGAAAAATAAAAAAGACAAGGGGCTCTTGTCAGGGAAATTGACGCCAGCCCAGTCTAAAAATGCTAAGAAAAATGAGCTTTATCTGGTCGAAGGGGATTCTGCCGGCGGTTCAGCCAAACAAGGCCGTGATCGTAAATTCCAGGCCATCCTGCCCCTACGAGGTAAGGTCCTAAATACTGAGAAAGCCAAAATGGCAGATATTCTCAAAAATGAAGAAATCAATACCATGATTTACACCATTGGTGCAGGTGTTGGAGCTGACTTTAACCTTGACGATATCAACTACGACAAGATTATCATCATGACCGATGCCGATACCGATGGGGCTCACATCCAGACCTTGCTTCTTACTTTCTTCTATCGTTATATGCGTCCACTAGTGGAAGCAGGACACGTTTATATCGCTCTGCCTCCTCTTTACAAGATGTCCAAAGGTAAAGGCAAGAAGGAAGTTGTCGAATACGCTTGGACGGACGGCGAACTTGAAGAACTTCGTCAAAAATTTGGTCGTGGCGCTCTTCTTCAACGTTACAAGGGGCTTGGTGAAATGAATGCGGACCAGCTTTGGGAAACAACCATGGATCCTGAAACAAGAACGCTTATCCGAGTGACGATTGATGACTTAGCGCGTGCCGAACGTCGTGTCTCAGTCCTTATGGGAGATAAACCAGCACCACGCCGTCAATGGATTGAAGATAACGTTAAATTTACGCTTGAGGAAAGTGGTGCATTTTAGGTTGCAGACCAGAAGGGAAAGTAATAAGATAGAGTTAGGGAGAACGCTTACTATCAATAGATGCTTGGTTTTATAAAGAGATAAGTTATTTATTTTCTACATAGTTTATTAACTATTTGATGTGTCATTGACTAGAAATCAATGGAGGTAGAAAAATGGATTTTAATGTTATTGATTACCTGGTTTACCATGCAGATGTAGCTGTTCCTGCTATTATTCTTATGGTTATTGTTTCTACCATATACTTAATTTTTTATGGCATACGACCTATAAAAACACGCTTTTTTATCCTTTTTCTTCTATCTATAGTTTCCCTCATAATCTTCGTGGTGGATAATCCTCTCTATTCTTATTTTGGAAGTCCATACTCAGGTTTATTATTTGTGTTTTACTATATGTTGATCTTTTCAGTGTTTTATGTGCCATTCTCGCTAATAGCTTTTATAAAAAGTCTTCTACATTTAATACGCTTTCAAACCAAATATTCAATCTTACTAGTTATTAATAGTTTCTTTGCCACATTACTGGCTTTCCTCAATCTGCTCTTTTTACAAGGGTCTTTGGGATTTCTCCCTGCTTCATCTATGTACCTTATTTTTCTTCTCCTAGCGATAATTGGTATTGTTCAAACTATAATAGGAGGAAAGGAAAATGAAAAAAATAAAGACTATATTGCTAAGTCAGGAAAAGACAGTATGAGGTAAACCTATGTTATCTAAGGTATTAAGTTTTTTACTTTACTATCCTCAAGTGGTGTTTCCTGTATGTGCAGGGGCAATAGCTTATTTAAGCGTTTATAAAAAGAGACCACTAAAAACACGCTTTTTGACCCTTTCTATACTAGTACTGCTAACCTTTCTTCTATCTTTGATAGATAATCCCTTCTCACAGAGGACCTACTCGGGTTTGTTATTGGCTTTCTATTATGTCTATGTTTTTTCTCCTCTAAGTGTTGCTTGTAGTATCACAGCTCTTTTAAAAAGTATCTATCATTATAAGCTATTCCGTATGCCATTAGCTCTAGTTCTCGTGATCAATGGCTCCATAATGACCGGTCTAACAATCTTAAACCTTATTTTATTCTTTGGGGAACTTTCTACTTCATTGACACTATCTTGTGTATCTTTCATTTTAATTGCGATAAGTGCAATGCTTCAATTGGTGGTTGGCGAAATAGAAACCAAGAAGGTTAAAGCGATTCTGATACAGTTGCAAAGTCAAGGAAGGACATTGTAAACTGAGGAGTGATTACTGTTCATCTTTTATATTATTCCAATCACTATTTAAAATAAAAAAATAAAGAGAAATCTTAATGACCGATGCTGATACCGATGGAGCTCATATCCAGACCTTGTTACTTACTTTCTTTTATCGTTATATGCGTCCACTGGTTGAAGCAGGGCACGTCTATATCGCTCTGCCTCCCCTTTACAAGATGTCTAAAGGAAAAGGTAAGAAGGAAGTTGTCGAATATGCTTGGACTGATGGTGAGCTTGAAGAACTTCGTCAAAAGTTTGGTCGTGGCGCTCTTCTCCAACGTTACAAGGGGCTTGGTGAAATGAATGCGGACCAGCTTTGGGAAACCACCATGAATCCAGAAACCCGCACCTTGATCCGTGTTACCATTGATGACTTGGCGCGTGCAGAACGCCGCGTCTCAGTCCTAATGGGAGATAAACCAGCACCACGCCGTCAATGGATTGAAGATAATGTCAAGTTTACGCTGGAAGAGAGTGGGGAAATGTTGTTTTGAAAGAAGTACAGATAAAAGGAGAGAGATGAATGAAAAATAAGGTCTATTATGGAGAATATTCTTTAGAGCATTGGATTAAGTTGATTTTAAAGAAGAATATTGTATTACCTGATTATCAACGTTATTATGTTTGGAATCAAGAAAAAGTTAAAACACTAATTGAAAGTTTTAATAAAAAAGAATTTGTTCCCCCAGTTACTGTTGGAGCCTTTACTGATGAAGAAGGGAGAAAAAATTTAATTCTAGATGGGCAACAGCGTTTAACGTCTATATTTCTTGCTTATTTAAATTTATTTCCGAATCGTAAGTGTGAAGATTGGGCACCTAAAGATTTCATTCCTCTAGCTAATACCAATGATGATTCTGAAATTGATGAAGGTAATGATTATAAAGGAGTAGATTGGAATTTTAATAGACTTCTATCAATCGGAAGTTCAAAAGCAAGCATAAAAGAAAAGGTAAAGACGGAGCAATATATTACTCTAAATGTAGATATTGGAGAAGATTTTTTTAAAGATAATTATTTAGGTTTTTCATTTATTGTACCTAGTTATGATGGAGAAGAACGTAAAAAAGAGCAAATAAAGTTTTATTCTTCTGTTTTCCGTCATATAAACATTCAAGGGGAAGCATTGTCGAATGTAGAAAGCAGACGATCTTTATATTACTTGAATGATGCTTTAGAACCATTTTTTGATCCTGATATTTTTAAAAATATTAAATTAAATGATAAGAAGTTAGATTTTGTACGCTATCTAGCAATTTTGGATAGTTACAAAAAACAAGATTATAATATTTCTCAAGTTGCTGCGGGAAATGGAAATAAACTTGAACAGTTTTATACAGATTATGTTTATAAAATTGCTGAAGAATTTGATTTTGATTTTGATTTTGATAATAAAATTTCAATTCTTTCTAAAAACTTAGAATATGATTTTTTTCCAGAAAATTTCCCGTCAATTATTGATGCAGATATCTATATGTTTGGGTTAATTTATTTTTCTGTTTTTAAAGAGAAAAAACTTATTCTTGAGAAAAATAGTAATCTAAAAGCTGAGATTGTCAATAAAATATCTGAATTAAAAGATTTGAAGATTAAAGCTGGCCAAGAGTTTGAGGGCACTCTTTATTCTTATGAATATGACTATGAATATGGCTACTATCATCAGAAGAGCCCCAATGCTTTGAAGTATATTAGACTTAGATTAAAAGAATCCCTTGAGTTGTATAAGGAGTATTTTAGTGAGTAAGCATACAGATTTTATTTTAACTCCTATAACTACTATTTTGGAAGAAGCAGTTGCTGCAACTAATAGTATCGGTGATGGAATTGAAACCTACCCTTTGTGTGATTACATTTTACAAGCTACATTCTTAAAAATGACTGGTTTTCAAGAGCAAAAGATGAAATGCATTGCTTGGGAGTTGGGAACAAATGATTTTGAGTTTAGATATTGGTGGTTAGAAAAAGCTAACTTAGGAACTTATTCAGCATATGATCAGAAAAATAGTATTTATAAAGAATTTTGTCAGGTACTTAAGAGAATAAATATAGATTTTGGTATAAATGAAATCAATAAACAGATTTTATTAGAGAATACTACTCAAAAGATTGATGAAATATTTAAAGATTCAAACCTAATTTCTTGGGTTCGTGCCGATTTTTCTTATTTTGTATCAGATGATTGGATTGATACTGATCAATTTTTGAAAGATGAAAAAAATATGTTTGTGTCAATGCCAAACGAAAACAATAGACCTAAGAAGCCAGAGAAAAAAGAAGGAGATAGTGAGCAAGGATATGAAGATAAACTTAGGGACTATAATAAGAAATATACTATTTATATTAAAAATATAGAGCATAATTTAAAATGTAAGTATGAAAATATGTATAATCAACGTAATCGATTGGCACATAATACTTTATCTTATCAGCAAAACTTACCGACATTAACTAAATTAGTTAATGAAACTCAAGCATCCAGAAATTATTTTATTTGGTTTGGACTGTTAACTTTAATTGATAATATTTTTATAGAATTGTATCAACTATATCAAGACGGATTGGAAGATAAGCTTGATTATTAAAAATGAAAATAGAAATGACTTCATCCCACAGTAATAATCACCTTTCCCAGTTTTAAAACAAGAAATCTCACTTGAAGAATATCTTGTCTAGTGGGGAATAACTTAAAACACACATATGTGTTTTGAGTTATTGGAGTAAAATACGAATTTTTAGATATGTTCTGAATTTTTTTAGAGCAATCCTTACAGTATATTGATAAACTTCCTCATGACAATTTTGATCAAGTGGTTGATAAGTATGCGGATATGAATATTGCCCATCCTTTCCGTGAGGGGAATGGACGCGCCATGCGGATTTGGCTAAATTGTATGCTTCGTCAGAAGCTGGGTAAAGTGGTAGATTGGAACGCCATTGATAAGGATGAATACCTGAATGCCATGAAGCGTAGTGCAGTGTCGACTGGAGAACTCAAGTATCTCCTCCTGAATAATCAAACTGAAAACCTCACCCAGGCCTGTTTCTTCAGGGGACGCTTTATACTACTTGAAGGATATTGTCTTTACCAGACAAGGAAGTTATGAAGTTCAAGTAAAGGTGACGATCATCTTTTGTATGTAAACAATCGCTAAAACTTATTGGAGGTGCGGTATTGATTACGTTATTAATGTTGCCTTTTTTCCTTGTTCTCCTAGCCATTTTTGGAATTATATATGATTTAACGATCAATAAAGGTAGAAAAGAGTGTGCTCGCACAGTATCCTTGTTTATATTGAATATCCTCACTATTGGTATCTGTCTATTAGATCTACCAATGGAAAGTAAACCATACTCAGGAATAGGGTTTATCTTATTTTATTCACTTGCTTTCACCCCTTTGATGATTGTTTTCTCACTATATACCCTCTATAGGATTGGAAAACATTATAGGTATTTTAAGAGTAAGTTTGCTATAATACTCCTATTTAATGCTATTTATTAGTAAATACTTTTGTATTATGGAGAAGCTTTAAAATATACCATAGAAACGATATTAAATTGTTTTATTTTATTTTAATCGTTTTATGGATTTGCTCAACTATCCAATTGATAGTAGGCGAACTTGAGAAGAAAAGAATACGAGGCATCCAAAAACAAGAGGAGCTAGATAGTTATGAAAAATAACTTAATTAAAGATAGGTGCAGAAAATACAGAAGTCAAGAGCAAATGCTGAGGAGTTGTGAGGTAAGAAAGTTTGCAGAGGAGTGTTTAGATGACTATTCTTGAAACAGACCGTCTCATTATACGGGACTTGCAGGAATCTGATTTGCCGGCTTTGATCGCTATGAATCAGGATCCGGAGGTCATGCAGTATTTCCCAAAGCCATATAGTCAAGCGGAGTCCTTGCGGCTTTATCAGGGTATTCAAGATGAAGTTAAGGCTTATGGATACAGTCTTTGGGCTGTTGAAGAAAAGGACAGTCAGGAGTTTGTCGGCTTGGTAGGTCTGCACCATTCGGATTTACGGATTTTTGCTGGAAAAGAAGTTGTAGAAATCGGCTGGCGTCTGCGAAAAGAGTTTTGGAATCGTGGTTATGCGACGGAGGCTGCCCAAGCCTGTCTAGACTTCGCTTTCCAGCAAGCTGGCTTATCAGAAGTTTACTCTTTTACATCCTTACTCAATCTCCCTTCGCAAAAAATCATGCAAAAGCTAGGCATGGAATTTGTCAAAGAATTTGATAACGAAAAAGTTCCAGCAGGCAGTCCCCTTTATAGACATGTCCTCTACAGAATCAAAAGTTTTCACTAAAAAGGCAGATATTCCCATGAGAACTGAAACCGAGATGTTTGATGTGATTTTGCAAACCGCAAAAGTGCTACAGGTTGACGCTGTCGCTATGTCTGGTTCACGAACGGATACAAGAGCGCCAAAAGATGAATTTCAAGATTACGACGTGGTTTATGTCGTGGACGACTTAGATAATCTGACGAGTGACCTTTCTTGGCTGGACTCCTTTGGCAAACGTATCATTGAGCAACATAATGTCCTAGGCAACCGTCGACTTTATCTGATGCTCTTTGAAGATGGCAATCGCATCGATTTGACACTCTGTCCTAAAGAACATATCCAAGAGTGGGTGGACAGCGAGGCAGGTTTCAGAGTGCTAAAAGACGATAAAGGTTTGTTTAAAGCCTATCAGCCTAATTACAAGCGCTATTGGATTTGTCCACCTACCGAAGAGGAATTTGCTACATCCTGCAATGAATTTTGGTGGGTATCGACTTATGTCGTCAAAGGGATACGAAGAAATCAGCTTATCTATGCGACTGATCACCTCTATGGCATTTGCCAGCAAGAAGTCTTGAAGGTCTTGGCTTGGCAGGTCGCAAGTGATAGGGGAATAGTCGGTATCGGCAAGAACTACAAGTATCTTTTCCAGTATTTACCTACAGAGAAAGAGAAGAAATTCTCAAATCTGCTTGATTTTTCAAGTGTAGAAAAACTTACTCAGTCATTGTTTGCTACGATGCAATTTTTCCACCAAGAGGCTAAATCTCTTGCTCAAAAAATGGGATTTGACTACGATAAAGAAGTGGCTGAGAAGATGATTGAGTATGCTGAGGAGAGACTCGAAACAAATGAAACCATTACAAAATAATAAGATAACAAAATTTTTACTGATTAGTTTTCTCATTTCTTGGGGATTTGGTTGGGGATTACTTGTTTTCCTGACGCAAATGGGCCTCTTAAGTCTAACAAGTCCTCTGGGAGTCTTTCTCCATCTGCTAGGAGGTTTCGGTCCCACCATTGCAGCCATTTCTTGTTTGCCTCAAAAATCAATTAAAAGCATAGTTTCTTTTATCTTAGGGGACTCAAAGAAATATATTTTCTTATTTCTTGTACTAATTTTCGTGCAGGCGGGTGTTATTGCTTTCTCGTCTAAGGAGATTAATCCAGCTTTTCCACTAGGAAATTTATTTGTTATTTTTTTGAGTGCAGTCTGTGTTTATGGTGGAGAAGAAGAATTGGGATGGCGAGGCACCTTGCAACCAACTTTGGAAACTAGATTCTCCTTTTGGATTTCCAGTTTGATAACAGGTTGTATTTGGGCAGTATGGCATGTACCTTTATGGTTTGTGATTGGAAGTTCCCAAAGTAGGATGCCTTTTATATTATTCAGTCTATTTGCAATTTATCTCAGTATTCTCCTAGCTGCTGTTTTCAAAAAAACTAACTCGGTCCTCTTTTGCGCCATTTTTCACGGTCTAATTAATACCCTACTTAGCTTATTTGTTATTAAAATTAATCTTTTATTCATTCTAGGATTAGTAGGATTACTCTTCTTTTCTCACTACCTACAAAGAAACAGTTAAATTTATAAAATATAGATTTACTTTGCAACAAAACAATAAAAAGAGAATTATTATGTCTAATATTCAAAACATGTCCCTTGAGGACATCATGGGGGAGCGTTTTGGGCGCTACTCAAAGTACATTATTCAGGAGCGTGCGCTTCCTGATATTCGTGACGGTCTGAAACCCGTTCAACGTCGTATTCTTTATTCCATGAATAAGGATGGCAATACCCATGACAAGGGCTATCGTAAATCTGCCAAGTCGGTGGGTAACATTATGGGTAATTTCCACCCCCATGGTGACAGTTCCATTTATGATGCCATGGTCCGTATGTCTCAGGACTGGAAGAATCGTGAAATCTTGGTTGAGATGCACGGTAACAATGGTTCTATGGACGGTGATCCACCAGCGGCCATGCGTTATACCGAGGCACGCTTGTCAGAGATTGCTGGCTACCTTCTTCAAGATATCGATAAAAACACCGTTCCTTGGGCTTGGAACTTTGATGATACAGAGAAGGAACCAACTGTTTTACCTGCAGCCTTTCCAAACCTTTTGGTAAATGGGGCTACGGGGATTTCTGCTGGTTATGCCACAGACATTCCACCACATAATCTGGCAGAGGTCATCGATGCCGTTGTCTATATGATTGATCACCCCTCTGCTAAACTGGAAAAGTTGATGGAATTCTTGCCTGGCCCAGATTTCCCAACAGGAGCTATTATTCAGGGGAAAGATGAGATTCGTAAGGCTTACGAAACAGGTAAGGGCCGAGTAGTTGTGCGTTCGCGTACTGAAATTGAGCAACTTAAAGGTGGCAAGGAACAGATTATTGTTACTGAGATTCCTTACGATGTTAATAAGGCTGTCTTGGTTAAAAAAATTGATGATGTTCGAGTCAATAACAAGGTTCCAGGCATTGCAGAAGTTCGTGACGAGTCTGACCGTACAGGTTTGCGTATTGCTATCGAACTTAAGAAGGATGCTGACAGTCAAACCATTCTGAACTATCTTTTGAAATATACGGATCTTCAGGTCAACTATAATTTCAACATGGTGGCTATTGACAATTTCACCCCACGTCAAGTGGGCTTACAAAAGATTTTGTCTAGCTACATTGCCCACCGTCGTGATATTATCGTTGCTCGTTCAAAATTCGACAAGGAAAAAGCTGAAAAACGTCTTCATATTGTGGAAGGACTCATCCGTGTCATCTCTATTTTGGATGAAGTCATTGCCCTTATCCGAGCTTCTGAAAATAAAGCTGATGCTAAGGAAAATCTTAAAGTCAGCTATGATTTTTCAGAAGAACAAGCTGAAGCCATCGTGACCTTGCAACTTTATCGTTTAACAAATACGGATATTGTCACTCTCCAAAATGAGGAAGCCGATTTGCGTGAGCAGATTGCTACCTTGGCTGCCATCATTGGTGATGAGCGTACCATGTTTAATGTCATGAAACGTGAACTTCGTGATATTAAGAAGAAATTTGGAAACGACCGTCGTTCAGAGTTGCAAGCAGAAACCAAGACTATTGAAATTGATACTGCAAGTTTGATTGTTGAAGAAGAAACCTATGTCAGCATCACTCGTGGTGGTTATGTCAAACGTACTAGCCCACGTTCTTTTAATGCTTCGACGATTGAAGAAGTTGGAAAACGTGATGATGACGATTTAGTTCTAGTTCAGCAGGCTAAGACGACACAACATCTCTTGATTTTCACCAATCAGGCCAATGTGATTTATCGTCCAATTCATGAGTTGCCAGATATTCGTTGGAAGGATCTGGGAGAGCATTTATCACAAACCATCTCCAACTTATCTAAGGATGAAGAAGTGCTTTACGCCGAAATTCTGGATGATTTTGAAACAGGTACTTACCTAGCAGCTACCAAGCTAGGTCAGATTAAACGTTTCGAACGCAAGGAATTTACGCCATGGCGTACCTACAAGTCTAAGTCGGTTAAATACGCTAAACTCAAGGATGATAGTGATTTTATTGTCACAGTCACTCCAATTCAATTGGATGATATCATGATTATCACTCAAAGAGGTTATGCCCTTTGCTTTAGCGCGGACGAAGTTCCAGTAGTTGGGGCCAAGGCAGCAGGTGTTAAGGCAATCAATCTTAAAGACGATGATATCGTTCAGG
The DNA window shown above is from Streptococcus salivarius and carries:
- a CDS encoding GNAT family N-acetyltransferase, whose translation is MTILETDRLIIRDLQESDLPALIAMNQDPEVMQYFPKPYSQAESLRLYQGIQDEVKAYGYSLWAVEEKDSQEFVGLVGLHHSDLRIFAGKEVVEIGWRLRKEFWNRGYATEAAQACLDFAFQQAGLSEVYSFTSLLNLPSQKIMQKLGMEFVKEFDNEKVPAGSPLYRHVLYRIKSFH
- a CDS encoding DUF1912 family protein, translating into MTYEQEFLKDFEAWVVTQVKVNETALAASKKIWEEDGDERARDASYRYEAKLDAYNFLIGKFANYRAGKGFHDMPDGLFGERHY
- a CDS encoding helix-hairpin-helix domain-containing protein, translating into MAKVKNKKKAFKHRLKKQGLFNNVKAPVPPVAPVPPVPPVAPQPVAETKTAAKEEVAAKDLSLEAFAELPEVEGLRSNLVETLYNEGLTSVAAFATVTEEEVLALKGVGPATVKKLKENGVSFKA
- the mmuM gene encoding homocysteine S-methyltransferase, translated to MATFKDYLENKSPLILHGALGTEMEALGHDISGKLWSAKYLIEKPEVIQKIHETYVAAGADLITTSSYQATLPGLMEAGLTEKEAEQIIVLTVQLAKNARDKVWAALDETEKAKRPYPLISGDVGPYAAYLANGSEYSGDYGQITIEELKDFHRPRIQILLDQGVDLLALETIPNRLEAQALIELLAEEFPESEAYLSFTIQESATISDGTSLDEIAKLVSQSDQILALGINCSSPLLYDQALAILKNAGKALITYPNSGEVYDGSTQTWKPKDKDALTLVEHSKDWHAQFGVKILGGCCRTRPNDIKALYTEFRT
- the parE gene encoding DNA topoisomerase IV subunit B → MAKKEINVNNYNDDAIQVLEGLDAVRKRPGMYIGSTDGTGLHHLVWEIVDNAVDEALSGFGDVIAVTLNKDGSVSVSDSGRGMPTGMHAMGKPTVEVIFTVLHAGGKFGQGGYKTSGGLHGVGSSVVNALSSWLEVEITRDGSVYRQRFENGGHPVTGLEKIGKAPKSKTGTKVTFMPDASIFSTTDFKFNTISERLKESAFLLKNVTMTLTDLRGEEEVREEFHYENGVQDFVSYLNEDKETLTPVIYIDGDQQEFHLELALQYNDGYSDNILSFVNNVRTKDGGTHETGFKSAITKAFNDYARKTGLLKEKDKNLEGSDYREGLSAVISLLVPEEHLQFEGQTKDKLGSPLARPIVDGIVSEYLTYFLMENGDLASNLVRKAIKARDAREAARKARDASRNGKKNKKDKGLLSGKLTPAQSKNAKKNELYLVEGDSAGGSAKQGRDRKFQAILPLRGKVLNTEKAKMADILKNEEINTMIYTIGAGVGADFNLDDINYDKIIIMTDADTDGAHIQTLLLTFFYRYMRPLVEAGHVYIALPPLYKMSKGKGKKEVVEYAWTDGELEELRQKFGRGALLQRYKGLGEMNADQLWETTMDPETRTLIRVTIDDLARAERRVSVLMGDKPAPRRQWIEDNVKFTLEESGAF
- the plsY gene encoding glycerol-3-phosphate 1-O-acyltransferase PlsY → MKILLLILIAYLLGSIQTGLWIGKLFFHTNLREHGSGNTGTTNTFRVLGKTAGTITFLVDMFKGTLAVLLPIWLGVTEVSPLVIGFFAIIGHVFPIFAGFKGGKAVATSAGVLLGFAPLYCVFLLLVFALTLYLTSMISFSSVTAAIVGLITLAVFPAIHFLLDGYDLIFTGVLTIMALLIIFRHTENMGRIRRHQENLVPFGLNLTKQNPNK
- a CDS encoding DUF262 domain-containing protein — encoded protein: MKNKVYYGEYSLEHWIKLILKKNIVLPDYQRYYVWNQEKVKTLIESFNKKEFVPPVTVGAFTDEEGRKNLILDGQQRLTSIFLAYLNLFPNRKCEDWAPKDFIPLANTNDDSEIDEGNDYKGVDWNFNRLLSIGSSKASIKEKVKTEQYITLNVDIGEDFFKDNYLGFSFIVPSYDGEERKKEQIKFYSSVFRHINIQGEALSNVESRRSLYYLNDALEPFFDPDIFKNIKLNDKKLDFVRYLAILDSYKKQDYNISQVAAGNGNKLEQFYTDYVYKIAEEFDFDFDFDNKISILSKNLEYDFFPENFPSIIDADIYMFGLIYFSVFKEKKLILEKNSNLKAEIVNKISELKDLKIKAGQEFEGTLYSYEYDYEYGYYHQKSPNALKYIRLRLKESLELYKEYFSE